A genomic region of Anas acuta chromosome 1, bAnaAcu1.1, whole genome shotgun sequence contains the following coding sequences:
- the SMKR1 gene encoding small lysine-rich protein 1 translates to MVGKSSKPKRAKGKSSKKKGKKAVKDVDILSPAAMLNAYYVCHNAPACLELRGFPWPGSPKKKGKKRK, encoded by the exons ATG gTGGGTAAAAGTAGTAAGCCCAAGCGTGCCAAAGGCAAAAGCtccaaaaagaaagggaagaaggcGGTGAAGGACGTGGATATCCTCAGCCCAGCTGCTATGCTCAACGCCTACTACGTCTGCCACAACGCCCCCGCCTGCCTGGAGTTGCGGGGCTTTCCCTGGCCTGGCTCCCCCAAAAAGAAGGGCAAGAAACGAAAGTAA